Genomic segment of Streptomyces longhuiensis:
GCGCTCTTCACCGAGGTCCGCGAACGCTGGGCGGCGCAGATCGGAGCCGAGCAACTCGACGCCCTCGAAGCACACTTGACCCAGCTCGCTAAGAACCGGCCGCCGAGCACGAAGAACCTGGCACGACTCCGCGAGGATCTCGGCGAGGCCATCTGACGACGCGGGTCGGATCCGATCTCGCGTCCATGTCCCTCAACACCTGAAGCAGTTGCACTGCGCGAGGCCCCGGCCAATACCGGATACCTCCCCTCGGTTCGTGGTCGGGCTCGATCCGACTCCGGGGAGCTCCAACCTCATCGGGCTGGCAGATTCGCCGCCGTCCGGAAGGTCAGCCCGTCTTACGTACACTGCCTCATTGAGCCCCTCGGGCTGTAGGCAGGAAAGTGGAGATGACGGTCGCGACATCGGCACTGAGTAACCGCCCCGACCGGCTCACGACCTGGGCCGGGGCGTCTGGGCCACACCCGCACACCCTCACATGCGAGGGGCCGCCCGATCGCCAGACCGACCCAGGCGCTCGTTGAAACTCCCCATTCCGTCGGACTTTGAGCGAGTGAGGCGACGAGTTCCCCTGGCGAGTATCCGTGAGCGGGCCACGTCACGGATTCCGCAGTGTGCGCCTGCGAGATGCGCGACGCGCCTGATGTCATCCCGATGCCGCGCCGGGTTCACCCGATTGGACGCCGCGGCCGGGTCCGACGGCGCTGGTGGAGGAAAGCTGATGTGCCGTAGGCCCCCAAGGAAAGCGAGAACGGCATGACGGAATCTGCGGTCCATGGCTCACGACGCCGAATACGGCGTACGGGCGTCGCGGCGGCGGGGTTCGCCACTGCCGCCTTGTGCGTGGTCACGGTGGCCCCCGCCGTAGCGGACGACGGCGCCAGCGGCGCGAAGCCCACCATCGTGCTGGTGCACGGAGCATTCGCGGACGGCTCCAGTTGGAACGGGGTGATCGAACGACTCGAGCGCCAGGGCTACACGGTCATGGCCCCGGCCAACCCGCTGCGAGGGCTGTACAGCGATTCCACCTACATCGCCTCCGTGCTGAAGAGCGTCAAGGGTCCGATCGTGCTCGCTGGTCACTCCTACGGCGGAGCCGTGATCAGCACGGCCGCGGCCGGCAACGACCAGGTGAAGTCCCTGGTGTACATCTCGGCGCTGATGCCCGACGTGGGCGAGAGCGGCATGTCACTGGGAGCCCGTTTCCCCAGCGCCCTCGGCACTGCCACCCGGACCGTGCCCTACGAGGCAGGTGGAGGCGTCAGCGGGACCGACCTCTACCTGAAGCGCGACAAGGTGCACCCGGTCTTCGCCGCCTGCCTTCCAAAGAGCCAGGCGAATCTGCTGGGGGTGACTCAACGGCCCGCCGCCACCACCGCGTTCTCCGAGACGGCCAAGGTCGCGGCCTGGAAGACCATCCCGTCCTGGGCACTCGTCGGCCGGCAGGACATGACCATCAGCCCGGACCAGGAGCGGTTCGAGGCCAAGCGCGCCCACTCCCACACAGTGGAGATCAACTCCTGTCACGTGTCGCTGATCGCGCACCCCGCCGACGTCGCCGCTCTGATCCTCCAGGCCGCCACCGCCACTGCCGCCACCGCCGGCGGATCCGACCGCCTGGCGCTCGCGAACTCCGGCTCCGTGCAGCGCACCGCAGTCGTGACCGGACTCGCCAGCGCCTCCCTGGCTACCGGCTCCGCTCTCGTTCTCCTCGGCCGCCGACTGCGACGCCGCACGTACTGACCGCACATCGCCGTCCCACGACGCCGGATGCGGGATGACGTGCGCGGGCTGCCGGGCCCGGTCGGCCGCAAGAACGGCTGGCAGCTTGCTGAGTACGCCGCGATGCCATCCCGGACGGGCTCAGCGCTTGCTGTCCCACAGCCGCTGGGACCCCGACCGTCTCCGCGATGACCTGCAGTCCTGTGCAGCAGAGCAACTCGGCACATCTGAGGGTGTGTTGATTGTCGTGACAACGGCTTCGTCAGGAAGGACACCACCTCAGCCGGGGTGCAACGGCAACGTTCAGGGACCGCGGGCCGGAGCGAGAACTGCCAGATCGGTGTCTTCGCTGCCTACGCCGCCACGCGTGGGCACGGCCTGGTCGACCGCGAGCTCTGTCTGCCCAAGTGCTGGGCCGAAGACCGGGAGCGCTGCCAAGCGGTCAGGATCCCCAGCGGGCGTGACTTCGCCACCAAGAACGGCCTCGCCAGCGTCATGATCCACCGGTCACCTGCCGTGGTGGTCATCCGCTGTGCGTGACCTGGGTTTGCCGGCGCGCGTCTCCCGCCGCTCGGGCCGCGCGGGGAGCAACCGGCCCGTCATTCGTCCCATTGGTCGAGGAGGGCGTCGGCGAGGTTCATGCCTGGTTCGTCGGGGTCTTCGTGCAGGGACTGCTCGGTCCAGATGATCTTGCCGTGGGGTGTGTAGCGGGTGCCCCAGCGCTGGGCACACTGAGCTACCAGGAACAGGCCGCGGCCACCCTCGTCGGTGAGCCGGGCCCGGCGCAGGTGTGGGGAGGTGCTGGAGCCGTCGGCCACCTCGCAGATCAGGTTTCGGTCGTGCAGCAGGCGCAGTCGGATGGGTGGGGCGCCGTACCGGATGGCGTTGGTGACCAGCTCGCTGACGATCAGCTCAGTGCTGAAGGCGACCGTGGTCAGACCCCAGGTCACAAGCCGGCGGCTGACTTCGGCACGGATACGGGAGACGGCGGCCGGGTCGGCGAGCACGTCCCAGTCGGCGACATGGTCGGGGCCCAGCAGCTTGGTGCGGGCGATGAGCAGGGCGACGTCGTCGCGGGGGCGTTCGGACAGCAGGGTGTCGAAGACCGCCTGGCAAGCCTGTTCCGGCGTGTGGTCGGCGTGGGAGAGAGCGTCTCGCAAAAGTTCCAGGCTGGTGTCGAGGTCGCGGTGCCGGCTCTCGACGAGCCCGTCGGTGAAGAGTGCCAGCTGGCTGCCCTCCGACAGCTGGAGCGTGGCGGTTTCGAAGGGGAGACCGCTTCCCAGGCCGAGCGGTGGTGAGACCGGGGTGTCGGGGAAGGCGACGGTGCCGTCGGGGTGCATCACAGCGGGGCCCGGGTGGCCGGCTCGGGCGAAGGTGCACGCCCCGGAGACCGGGTCGTAGATCGCATACAGGCAGGTGGCGCCGGTGATCCCGTCCCTCTCGCTGGAGGCCTCGGCGATGTCCAGATAGGCGACCAGCTCGTCCAGATGAGTCAGCAACTCGTCGGGGGAGAGGTCCAGGGTGGAGAAGTTGTGCACCGCGGTACGCAGTCGGCCCATGGTGGCCGAGGCGTGCAACCCGTGGCCGACAACGTCACCGACCACCAGGGCAACACGGGCGCCTGACAGTGGAATGACATCGAACCAGTCTCCGCCGACCCCAGCCTGTGCGGGCAGATAGCGGTAGGCGACCTCCAGAGCCGTCTGCTCAGGCAGTGTCTGGGGAAGCAGGCTGCGCTGCAGCGTGACGGCTACCGTGCGCTCGTGGGTGTAGAGGCGGGCATTGTCGATCGCCACTGCCGCTCGGGCCGCCAGTTCCGTGGCGAAGGACAGGTCCTCTTCGTCGAAGGGCTCAGAGCCCTCGGCGCGCCAGAAGTCGCCCAGTCCAAGCACCACACCTCGCGCCCGCAGCGGCACCGTGATCAGCGAGTGGATGCCAGCGTCCAGGACCCTGCGGGACCGCTCGGGGTCATGGGTGCGCCAGCCCTCAGCCACGTGCAGGTTGGCTTCAAGGACCGCCTGGCCATTGATCACGCTCGACAGTTGAGGCGAGTGGGGTGCCCAGCTGATGAGTTCGCCAACGGGTTGCAGCGGCGAGCCCGGCAAGTCGCCGCTGACAGCGGCGCGGCGCATCTCGGTGCTCTCCTCGGTCGGTTCCCCACCTGCAAGAACCGGATCCAGCAGGTCTACGGTGACCATGTCTGCGAAGCGTGGAACTGCCACTTCAGCCAGCTTCTCGGCGGTGCGCACCACATCCAGGGTGGTGCCGATGGACGCGCCCGCGTCGTAGAGCAGCGACAAGCGCTCGCGAGCGGTCTCTGCCCTGCCCGCCAAGGCCCCTAGCTCGGTGGTGTCCCGCAGCGTCACCGCGCTTCCGGCCGGTCCGCCGTAAGGGGCGGTTGGCCGCACGTTCACCGACAGCAGATGATCTCCCGCCATGTGCACCTCGTCGCTGGCTGTCCGTCCCGATGCGAGGAGTTCGGCGATGGGTGGGTCCAGGTTCAGGTCCGGGATGGGCAGCCCTTGGGCGTCCTCGGCCAGGCCGAGCAACCGCCGTGCCTCGTCGTTGGCGAGCAGCAACCGACCGTCACCGCCAATGATCAGCACGCCCTCCCGCACCGCGTGCAGGACCGCGTCGTGATGTTCGTACATGCGCGTGATCTCGACGGGGCCGAGACCGCGGGTCTGCGCCCACAGCCTTCGGCTGATCAGGGCTGCTCCGCCGATGGTGACGGCCACCGCTCCGACGGCAGCGCCCAGCACGGACGACAGTTGCGCCGTGACCCTGTTGCTGACGTGTTCGAGGGTTACGCCGGCCCCGACGGCGCCGACCACCGTGCCATCCGGTGCCTTGACAGGGACGTAGGCCCGGATCTGAGGGCCCAGAGAGCCGACGCCCTTCTCCGTCGTCGTCCGCCCAGCCAGCAAGGGAGCCATGTTCGTAGTGGTGTGGATCCCGGGCCGGCTCGCGACCGAGGAGATGGCCTCGTAGGTGCCATCCCGGTTCAAGACACCCAGAAAATCTACGTTTGAGGCTTTCTGGGCCTCTTTGATCCGCGGCTGCAGCACCGCGGTGGGATTGGAGGACACCAGGGCCTGCGCGACGCCGGGTGAACTGGCAAAACCTTGGGCGATGGCGAGCGAACGATTACGGGCGTCGCGGGTGCTTGCGTGCTGGGCTGTGAGGACGAGTGCGACAACGGCGCCGATAGCCAGCAGGAACACGATCGCCACTTGCAGCACGAACATCTGGCCTACGACGCTCCGGATGCCGAGCGGAGACAGTAGGCGGTTGCGCCGATTGCCGGCCGACGTGTTCAAGCGGTGCTCATGCGAGGATTCATTCGACGACATGTGTGATCCGCGCATATCTCAATTTATCACCGCTCATAACGCCTTATCACCGCCCATAACGCCTAGAAGTGGCCATAGGCGCACACCGTGAGGTCTGCCCTTGTGGTCGATGGCGACACGACAGAAGCTCTCCGGCAGGCCCCGCCCGGCACGGGCAGCTGGAGCACTCCACCGGCTTCCCGCGCGACCGGCGCGGTGCTGGCGACCACCTGATCACCCCGCCGCTCTCGAACCGCAACGCGGTGCTGCCGACTCCGATCGGCAACCAGGCAGAGAGCCCGGTCCCCTGTGGGTCACCGGGCCCGCGCTGTGCCTGCTGCTGCGCCTGTCGGGGCCGAGGTACGGGCTGTGCGAGGCGCCGGAGATCCGCGGGCCCGGCGCGTGGGCCGACGGCTCCTCCGGCGGCGCCGGGGGACCTTGAGCAGCGAGTCGCGGCCGAACAGAGTCAGGTACCACGGCACACCGGCCCCCGGGATGCTGACGGGTTCGCCGTCGACTCCGGTGGCTTGGATCGTCAACAGGTCGAGGTCGGTGAGGCCCTGCGCGCAAGCGAGCCCCAAGTCATTGCCGAGATCGGGGAGTTGGAGTGTCGTGTCGCGTACGGGCTGCGCTGCGAGTTGCGGCCCGCCGTGCGGATGGGCAGCGACGTGTAGCCGCATCTCTGCCTCGGCATGTGGGGAGAAGGGCAGACGCCACACCAACTCGTAAGAGGGTCCGTCGCTCGCGTGCACGTTATCGGGGCGGGCTCTGCGGTCACCGTGATGCGCGAGCGCCAGGCGGCCTGCTCGTAGTCGAACTCCACGCCCGCGACCGGACAGTGGGCCCGGCGCACTGTGTCGGCTTTGGGGGAGTCGCCGTGCGAAGAGACCGGCGAAGTCCGTGTCCACGGTGAGGGCGACCTTGGCGACGATCGGGTCCTGGCTGTTGCTGACGAAACGCAGGAGGTCCTTGAACGCGCCTGCCGTGACCGTCTGCCGGCGGAACACGGTGGATGCGGGCGGGGCGTCGCGGGTGCCTTTTGGGGTGAGGGCACACTCGGCCGCGCCGTCCGCTGTCGGTGCGACCAGGGAGAGAACGACGGGCGCGCTGCCGTCGACTGTGAGCTGCCAGCGGGTCAGGTGGCGGGCGTCACGGACGAACAGGCCCTGATTGGCGCCTAGCCGTGAGCGGCCGGCCGGGCTGGGCAGCTCGTGACCCCGCCGGGCCGCCCGGACATGCGAGGAGTCGATCACGGCACGCGACCGGTCCGACTGGTTCGCCGACCGCAGTCGCTCCGACAGCACGTGAGAAGTGGCTGTCCTGGAATGGCGTCGGTGGCGCGTTCCCCTCCGGGCCCGGTGCTCGTACCGCATCCTGGGCTACCCCCTGTCCGTTCGTGCCCATACATGCCCGAGTCTGTTTACATCGTCGATCTGTCGGCGTAACGTGACGGCTAATCCACACGCTCGGGCATGGAGCGGATCCAAAACAACATGTATGCGCCGCAGCGACAGCAAGCAATCCTCCGTCTCGCCCGTGAGAGCGGCCGGGGCCACGCGTCGTCGGCGTCGCGCCCGTCGAGTGTGGCGCCCGGCATGCAGGAAGCCACCTGGTCGACCTCGTTGAGCAGGGCGAGCACGGCATCGGGGGCGGCGGGCACCGTGATCTCGGGGATCGAAGGACCCAAGGTCTCCGTCCCGGCCTGACGGTCCGCCCCGCACTCTGATTCCCATCACCAAACAGGAGAGTTCACCATGCATCAGCGCACTGTCGCCGTGGGTTCCCAAAGCGGTCTGCACGCTCGCCCGGCCTCATTGCTCGTCCAGGCAGCGACTCGGCAGCCGGTCAAGGTGACCATCAGCAGGGACGGCCAGCGCGCCGCCGACGCCCGGAGTCTGCTCTCTGTGCTCGCCCTGGCGGCCCAGTACGGCGACTCAGTGGTACTGGCCGCGGAGGGCGACGGCGCGGAAGCCGCGGTCGACGAGCTGGCCACACTCCTCGCTCGCGACCTCGACGCCACGCCGTGACGTCAGCGGCCACCGCCGCCACCCCATCGGGCGCCGCTGCCTCCGGTCGTCCTGCTCGCTGCCCCGCGGCGCCGGACCAGCGCCTGATCTGCGTGCAGGTCTGGTCAGTCGGGCACGACTGAGCTCGCGGTCGCTGCCGCAGCAGTTCCGATCTTTCCACTGAGCAGGTGCCCCGCCCCTGGCACGGTCGGCGGCAGGCCGAGTTCGGTGAGCAGACGGTAGGTCGTCGCGGTCGCCGCTGAGAGTACGGGGATGCCGCAGGCGTCCTCGACAGGCTGGATCGCCTCCAGGGACGGCATCTGTACGCAGGCCGAGAGGACCAGGGCGTCCGCTCCGCTGAGGTCGAGGCGCTGGTAGTGGTCGCGCAGATCCGCGGGGTCGAGTCGGGCGACGGCGAGGTTGTCGGGGACCTCGAGGCTCAGGGAGTCCACGACCTCGGTCCCGGTGGACTCGATGTAGTCGGTGACCAGCGCGGTGAGTTCCTTCATGTACGGGGTGACGACCGCGATGCGACGTGCGCCGAGCGCGGCAATGCCGTCCAGTAGCGCTCCTGCACTGGACACGACGGGGACCTCGGCGCCCTGCTCCCGCAACACGGCGGTGATCTGGTCCTCGGCGGTGCAGTGGTAGCCCGGGCCCTGCGCCATGATCGCGACGAGGCAGGCCGTGGCCACCACATCGGGCCGTGCGTCGGCGAGTTCGAGCGCGGCACGCTCCGTCTGGGCGTTCATGCCGCGCAACTGCTCGGGTGTGACCTTCTGCATGCGCATACGGCTGCTGTGGAAGACGAAGCGGTCGTCGTGGCCCGCCTCCTCGCGGGCCCGGAGCATGCGCGGGACTTCGGTCTCCATCGTCAGGTTCGAGCTGGGCACGATCATCCCGATGTGGTGCGTGGGCATGTACTACCTCCAACGAAAGTCCGGACACGTACGATTTTGGTCGAGGTGCGCCCCGGATCCCACCAGAGGTAGGAGCCTGGGCGGGTGGAGCGATGGGTCAGGAACTGCGGGCCAACTGCTCCCAGCGGTCTGCCAGGAGAGTCAACTCACGGACGACCTGCTCGCGTCGCTCCGGGGCGTAGGACTGGAGCAACTGCTCGTCCAGTTGCCGGGCCCGCACGTTCGCCGCGTCGACCACCTTGTGGCCCTCCTCCGTCAGATGCAGCAGCTTGCGTCGGGCGTCGGCGGGCGACGGGGTGCGGGCGAGCAGCCCACGGGTCTCCAAGCGGCGCGCGATGTCGGTCATGGTGGAGGTGTCGAGGGCGGCAAGGTCGGCCAGGGACTTCTGATCCAGTCCGGGATTGGCCTGGGCGATCTGCAGCACCGCGAACTGAGGACCGGTCAGTGTCGCGTCGACGCTGCGCACCCAGACCGCCAGATATGCCTGATAGAGGCGCCGGGCCTGGAAGCCGGGAGCCTCGACGAGACGGCGGGGAGCGCTGGGGGCATCGGCAGCCGGCGTGGCGTCAGCCGTGGAGTCGGTCATGGACCAACTTTCCCATGGAGGGGCATTCCTGAAGTGGGTGGGGAGTTGTGAGGGCCTCACGCAAAAGGGCGAGGGCGATGTCCGGGTTGTCCCAGAACAGCATGTGGCCGGCGTCCGGGACCTGGACGAGTCGGGCGGACGGCAGGGCTCGTTCGGCTTCGGCTGCTCCTTCGGCCGTCACCACCGGGCTGTCCGCCCCGTACAGCAGCGTTGTCGGTGTGGCCGCGTCGATCCGGGGCCACCAGTCGAAGAAGTCCTCGCTCTCGAAGCCCTCGTGCGTGGCCCTGACCGCCGTCTCGCCGCAGCTGCTCAGCCAGCGGGCCCGCAACTCCTGTTCACGGCGGGGCCACCGAGGCCAGGCCCTGGCGACCTCGCCGGCGTCCGTGCCGCGCTGAGCCTCGTGCAACTGCGTGAGAAAGGCCTCCAGAGTGGTGGGGTACGGGCCGCGGCCCGGGCCGGACAGCGGCGGATCGACGAGCACGACGCCGCGCAGCGCGATTTTGCCGCGCACGGCTGCCGCTGCGGCGATGCGTGCGCCCATCGAGTGCCCGAGCAGCAGCGGGCGGTCCAGGTCCAGTTGTTCGACAACGGCCTCGACGTCGGCGGCATAGTTCTCCAGGGTGTAGCCCTCGCCGTCGTCGGACAGGCCGCGGCCGCGCACGTCCAGTACGACGGGACGCGCGAGGTCGGTCAGCGCTCGAGCTACGAAGTCCATGGTGACGGCAGGGGAGGTGATGCCCGGCAGGATCAGCAGCGGGACGCCGTCGCCGCCGTAGTCGAGGGCGTGCAGGCGGATGCCGTCCCGGTGTGTCCAGCGGCTTCGGGCCGGGATGTCCGCGAGGTCGGCGAGCGCGGCCTGGGGGAGGGTGCGATGGGTCATGGGGCGGGGAGTCCTCACGGTGTGCCGGGGAACTTGGCGAGATCGGCGAGATAGGTGAGTGCGTCGCACTGGTCGATGACGTCGCCGTACTTGGCCTGGATGTCGAAGAGCGCGGCGTCGTGCGGGCCTTGGGCGCGGTCGCCCACCGCGTCCCGCGGCACCAGGACGGGGAAGCCCGACTGGACGGCGTCGACGGCGGTGGCTCGTACGCAGCCGCTCGTCGTCGCGCCGCACACCAGCACCGTGTCCCGGCCCAGCGCCGTCAGCTGGGCGGCGAGCGAGGTGCCGAAGAACGCCGATGCGCCCTTCTTCACGATCAGTACGTCCCCGTCCCGGTACGGCAGGCGGGGGTCGAGCGCGACCGCGTCGCTTGCCTCGCGCAGCGCGCGCATGCCCGGCGCCTTGTCCAGCCAGGCAAGAGAGCGGCCGTCGGCCTCGGCAGGGGAGTAGGAGATCGCTGTAAAGATCACGGGCAGGTGTGCGTCGCGCGCCGCCTCGATGAGCTGGACAGTGGCGGCGACAGCCTCGGTGAGGTCGCTGCCGGTGGGGAAGCCGGGCTCGGTGAAGCCGCGGGTGAGGTCGACGATGACGAGCGCGGGATGGGCGCCGCGGGACACGGGGGCGCCGAAGCCCGCCCGCTCGTAGACGGAATCGGTCCGCGGACCGTAGTGCGCGGTCATGAGGGCCTGCCTTTCAACGGTGGGAGCAGCGACGGGAGAAGGCGCGGGTTAGCAGCCAGCCCTGGACCATCCCGGCGGCGAAGGCGGCGGCCATGGGCGCGTACCGGGCGGCGGTGGGGCCGGCGAGCAGGGCGAGCCCGTCGAGTTCGGATGTCGTGACAGGAGCGGGCAGGGAGGCCGGCTGCGCGACGGCCGTCGCGGCGTGCGGAGCGCTCTGCGCAGGAGGGTTGCCGGTGGACAGCTGCGCGACCAGGTTCTGCGCGAACTGCCGCAGGAGCCGGTCGGAGACGGTCACGATGGCGCCCTTGCCGAACTGGGCGATCTTTCCGCGGATGACCAGATCGGTCGAGATCCGCAGCAGCGAACCGGAGCCGTCCGGGGCGTCGGCGACCTCCAGGTCGACGGCTGCCTCGGCGTCCCCGCTGCCGTGGACGTCGGCGCCGCTGGCCTTGAGCCGAAGGCGGCGCTTGTCGGCGTCCGACTCGAGGAAGCGCACCGTGCCCGCGTATCCGGCCGTGATCGGCCCGACCTTGACCTTCACCGTGCCACGCCACGCGTCGTCGGCGTCGCGCCCGTCGAGTGCGGCGCCCGGCATACAGGAGGCCACCCGGTCGACCTCGTTGAGCAGGGCGAACACGGCATCGGGGGCGGCGGGCACCGCGATCTCGTTGGTAAGGATCACTGGGCATTCCCTTCGTACGGCAGGCGACCGGTCCTCTGCGTGCGGCGGGCGGCGGCGCAGTGCTCGACCGCGTCGACGATGGTCTGATAGCCGGTGCAGCGGCACAGGTTGGAGGAGACGGCTTCGCGGATCTCCTCCCGGTCCGCGTCCGGGTTCTGGGCCAGGAAGCCCTCGGCGAGCATGAGGAAGCCGGGCGTGCAGAAGCCGCATTGGAGGCCGTGGTGGTCGGCGAACGACTGCTGCAGATCGCCCAGTTGGTCTCCCTCGCCGAGCGATTCGACGGTGCGCACCTGCCGTCCCTCTGCCTGCACGGCGAACATCAGACAGGAGCGGGCGGGGCGTCCGTCGACGAGGACTGTGCACGCCCCGCAGATCCCGTGTTCGCAGGCGAGGTGCGTGCCCGTGAGCCCTAGCTCGTGGCGCAGGGTGTCGGCGAGGGTGCGGCGCGGGTCGAGGACGACCTCGCGTGAGGTGCCGTTGACGGTGAGGGTCACCAGCTGCTGGTCGGTGGCGCTGTTCACGCGGGCTCCTTGTGCTGCTCGTGCCCCTGGTGTGCGTACGAGGCTTGTTCTAGGGCGAGTTGGACCTGTTCCGGGCGGATCGGGGTGTTCTCCAGCTCGATCCCCGTGGGACGCAGGGCGTCGTTGACGGCATTGAGGACGGCGGCGGGGGCGCCGATGGTGCCTCCCTCGCCCGCGCCCTTGGCGCCCGTCTCGGTGATCAGCGAAGGGGTCTCCAGGTGGAGGATCGTGATGTCCGGGATCTCGGCCGCGGTGGGCACCTTGTACTCCATGAACCCCGTGCACTCGGGGTCGCCCTGCGCGTCGTAGGTGACCTGCTCGTACAGTGCACCGGCGATGCCCTGGGCTATACCGCCGCGACACTGGCCCTCGACGACCGTCGGGTTGATGGCGACGCCACAGTCCTCCACGCACACGTACTTGAGGATCTCCACCTGCCCTGTGCCCTCGTGGAGTTCGACGACGACGCCGTGGGTGGCGTTGGAGAAGGTGCCGTCGCTCAACGTGTCGAACGAGGCGGTGGCCGTGAGGCCCGGCTCGATCCCGACGGGAAGCAGGTCCGCCCGTAGGTAGGCAACCTCGGCCAACTCGACGAAACTTACAACGCGTTGGGGACCCTCACGCAGTCGTACGTTGCCCTGGTCGAGGACCGTGTCCTCGTACGGGACGTCGAGCAGCCTGGCGGCGAGGACACGCAGCCGCTCGCCCAGCAGCCTCGCCGCACGGCGCACCGCGCTGCCCCCGATGGCGATCGAGCGGCTGGCGAAGGTACCCCATCCGTAGGCGACCCGGTCGGTGTCGCCCTGGTGCAGCTTGACCTTGTGCAGGTCAAGGCCCAGCTCGTCGGCGGCGATCTGGGCCATCGTCGTCTCGTGGCTCTGTCCGTGGCTGACCGTGCCGGTGGTGACAGTGAGGGCACCGGTGGTGTCCATCCGTACTTCGGCGAGGTCGAAGCCGGGTACCACCTTCATCTTGCGCTGCGCGAAGGCTGCGGTGCCGTAACCGGTGCGCTCGCTGAAGCAGGAGTAGCCGATACCGAGATGGCGGCCCTGCCCGGCCGCCTCTGCCTGACGGTCGTACCAACCCTCGTTACGCAGCACCTGTTCGCACAGGTCGAGCGACTCGCGGTAGGAGCCGGGATCGTAGGTGATGTTGTTGACCCCGCGGTACGGGAAGTCCGTGATGACGTTGCGGCGGCGGATCTCGACGGGATCCAGGCCGAGCTCCCGCGCGGCACGCTCGAAGACCCGCTCGACAGCCATCACGTACTGCGGTCGGCTGACACCCCGATAGGGGGCGGTCGGTGCCTTGTTGGTGGTGATCGCGCGCCCGCGCACCCGGTAGGCGGGCAGCCGGTAGACGCCCGGCATCTCGGACGAGGCCATCAGCGGCTCGATGCCCACGGTGAACGGATAGCAGGAGTAGGCACCCATGTCGCAGACCACGTCGGCGTCCAGGGCCAGGATGTGCCCGTCGGCGTCGAAGGCGGCACGCAGGCTGTAGTGCTGCTCGCGGGCGAGGAAGGAGGCGGTCAGCGCGTCCTTGCGGTCCTCGATCCACTTCACCGGGCGTCGCAGGCGCAGCGCCGCCGCACCGACCGCGATCTCCTCGCGGCCCACCACGCACTTGATGCCGAAGCCGCCGCCCATGTCGGGCACGATCACGCGCACGGCCCGCTCGTCAAGGCCGAGGCAACCAGCCATCACGGTCCGCACCTGG
This window contains:
- a CDS encoding isochorismatase family protein; the encoded protein is MTAHYGPRTDSVYERAGFGAPVSRGAHPALVIVDLTRGFTEPGFPTGSDLTEAVAATVQLIEAARDAHLPVIFTAISYSPAEADGRSLAWLDKAPGMRALREASDAVALDPRLPYRDGDVLIVKKGASAFFGTSLAAQLTALGRDTVLVCGATTSGCVRATAVDAVQSGFPVLVPRDAVGDRAQGPHDAALFDIQAKYGDVIDQCDALTYLADLAKFPGTP
- a CDS encoding SRPBCC family protein — its product is MILTNEIAVPAAPDAVFALLNEVDRVASCMPGAALDGRDADDAWRGTVKVKVGPITAGYAGTVRFLESDADKRRLRLKASGADVHGSGDAEAAVDLEVADAPDGSGSLLRISTDLVIRGKIAQFGKGAIVTVSDRLLRQFAQNLVAQLSTGNPPAQSAPHAATAVAQPASLPAPVTTSELDGLALLAGPTAARYAPMAAAFAAGMVQGWLLTRAFSRRCSHR
- a CDS encoding (2Fe-2S)-binding protein, encoding MNSATDQQLVTLTVNGTSREVVLDPRRTLADTLRHELGLTGTHLACEHGICGACTVLVDGRPARSCLMFAVQAEGRQVRTVESLGEGDQLGDLQQSFADHHGLQCGFCTPGFLMLAEGFLAQNPDADREEIREAVSSNLCRCTGYQTIVDAVEHCAAARRTQRTGRLPYEGNAQ
- a CDS encoding xanthine dehydrogenase family protein molybdopterin-binding subunit, translating into MGTPLVGTAVPRREDPRLLTGQGRFVDDIQVPHMLHAQFVRASVASGRITSLDLSAVREVPGVVAAFTAQDLDLKGITAGLHRPVEEYVPTEMPVLAGDRVRFVGEPLAIVIAENPYAAEDGIEAAKVTYDVFPPVLDEEAALADGAPLVHERAAHNTLLDVSLFATEGIDEIFTGAACTVRVESRTGRQNALPLETRGALAQWDAREEQLVVHTCTQIPHQVRTVMAGCLGLDERAVRVIVPDMGGGFGIKCVVGREEIAVGAAALRLRRPVKWIEDRKDALTASFLAREQHYSLRAAFDADGHILALDADVVCDMGAYSCYPFTVGIEPLMASSEMPGVYRLPAYRVRGRAITTNKAPTAPYRGVSRPQYVMAVERVFERAARELGLDPVEIRRRNVITDFPYRGVNNITYDPGSYRESLDLCEQVLRNEGWYDRQAEAAGQGRHLGIGYSCFSERTGYGTAAFAQRKMKVVPGFDLAEVRMDTTGALTVTTGTVSHGQSHETTMAQIAADELGLDLHKVKLHQGDTDRVAYGWGTFASRSIAIGGSAVRRAARLLGERLRVLAARLLDVPYEDTVLDQGNVRLREGPQRVVSFVELAEVAYLRADLLPVGIEPGLTATASFDTLSDGTFSNATHGVVVELHEGTGQVEILKYVCVEDCGVAINPTVVEGQCRGGIAQGIAGALYEQVTYDAQGDPECTGFMEYKVPTAAEIPDITILHLETPSLITETGAKGAGEGGTIGAPAAVLNAVNDALRPTGIELENTPIRPEQVQLALEQASYAHQGHEQHKEPA